A stretch of Myroides oncorhynchi DNA encodes these proteins:
- a CDS encoding DUF1573 domain-containing protein, with protein MKNILALLVLVLTSAVTFAQKGPKIQFKAENNTIDYGTVVRGKDNGIRSFEFTNVGDEPLIITAVRSTCGCTVPSKPEEPILPGQKSKIDVQYNMAPGKISRTITVESNAVNYTNGVVALRIKGDVVNN; from the coding sequence ATGAAAAACATTTTAGCATTATTAGTTTTGGTTTTGACAAGTGCAGTAACATTTGCACAAAAAGGACCTAAGATTCAATTCAAAGCAGAAAACAACACAATTGATTATGGAACTGTGGTAAGAGGAAAAGATAATGGAATAAGATCTTTTGAATTTACTAACGTTGGTGATGAACCATTAATTATTACTGCTGTAAGATCTACTTGTGGATGTACAGTTCCTTCTAAACCAGAAGAACCTATTTTACCTGGTCAAAAAAGTAAAATTGACGTACAGTATAACATGGCTCCTGGTAAAATCAGTAGAACTATTACTGTAGAATCTAATGCAGTCAACTATACTAATGGTGTAGTAGCACTTCGCATTAAAGGAGATGTGGTGAATAACTAA
- a CDS encoding tyrosine-protein phosphatase → MFGLFKSKPELKTLIPNNFVDIHSHLMFGIDDGAQTKEDTKAIIESMKALGFDQAITTPHTTPLVWDNTREGILAKYDEVLQVLPKEAASLKLRVASEYMMDESFLQRVLSEKLLTIKDNYVLVEMSYINPPIQLMDILFHLKSNGYEIILAHPERYNFYHKNTEMYKKLKKSGCKFQMNLLSTTGYYGGHVLEAANHLLNNDMIDYVGSDIHHMKHIRGFDAKIQIKEVKNLEKAIANNIFFKE, encoded by the coding sequence ATGTTCGGATTATTTAAATCTAAACCTGAATTAAAGACCTTAATACCTAATAATTTTGTGGATATACATTCACATTTGATGTTTGGTATAGATGATGGGGCGCAGACTAAAGAAGATACTAAAGCAATCATTGAGTCTATGAAAGCGTTAGGCTTTGATCAAGCGATTACTACACCACATACTACACCGTTAGTATGGGATAATACGAGAGAGGGAATCTTAGCGAAATATGATGAGGTGTTACAAGTACTACCTAAAGAAGCTGCTTCATTGAAGTTAAGAGTAGCGTCTGAGTATATGATGGATGAGAGTTTCTTGCAACGTGTGTTATCTGAAAAGTTACTAACGATAAAAGATAACTATGTATTAGTAGAGATGTCATATATTAATCCTCCGATCCAGTTAATGGATATTCTATTTCATTTAAAATCGAATGGATATGAGATTATTTTAGCACATCCTGAGCGTTATAACTTCTACCATAAAAATACAGAGATGTATAAGAAGCTAAAAAAATCAGGTTGTAAGTTTCAGATGAATCTACTGTCTACTACAGGGTATTATGGAGGACATGTACTAGAGGCGGCTAATCATTTGCTGAATAATGATATGATAGATTATGTAGGATCTGATATTCACCATATGAAACACATTAGAGGTTTTGATGCTAAGATACAAATCAAAGAAGTAAAGAATCTAGAGAAAGCGATAGCAAATAATATATTCTTTAAAGAGTAA
- a CDS encoding valine--tRNA ligase — MTIPAQFDAKQVEQKWYQYWMENNFFHSTPDHREPYTIVIPPPNVTGVLHMGHMLNNTIQDVLIRRARLKGLNACWVPGTDHASIATEAKVVAKLKEQGINKNDLTREEFLAHAWEWKEEYGGVILDQLKKLGCSCDWDRTKFTMDPEMSEQVIKVFVDLYNKGLIYRGYRMVNWDPEALTTLSDEEVIYEERQGKLYHLKYQIEGSNEYLVIATTRPETILGDSAICINPNDERYAHLKGKNAIVPICNRVVPIIFDEYVDMEFGTGCLKVTPAHDINDKDLGERHNLEIIDIFNANATLNELGMHYKGKDRFVVRKEIELELESIGALDKVENYINNVGTSERTKAVIEPRLSDQWFLKMEQLAKPALSAVMETEEVKLYPSRYNNTYKSWLENIRDWNISRQLWWGQQIPAYYYGTGKEDFVVAENIETAVVLAKDKTGNAGLTAADLKQDEDALDTWFSSWLWPMSVFNGVTDPENEEYNYYYPTNDLVTGPDIIFFWVARMIMAGYEYTGKKPFTNVYFTGIVRDKQRRKMSKSLGNSPDALGLIDKFGADGVRVGLLLSAAAGNDIMFDEELCAQGKAFTNKVWNAFRLIKGWEVSETIPQPESSKVSIEWYEAKLQKTLVEIEDHFEKYRISDALMAIYKLVWDDFCSWFLEMIKPGYQQPIDKVTFDKAIALLEANLKLLHPFMPFLSEEIWQHINERTAEEALVVSSWPEMTSFDENLIKEFELATEVIAGIRTIRKDKNISFKETIDLKVINNDKVSIYFDSIISKLGNIVSIEYVTEQVSGALSYRVNSNEYFIPVTGSVNVEEEIAKLEEELKYLKGFLKSVQGKLSNEKFVSGAPAQVIENERKKEADALAKIATIEHSLAGLK; from the coding sequence ATGACAATTCCTGCACAATTTGACGCAAAGCAAGTAGAGCAAAAATGGTATCAGTACTGGATGGAAAATAATTTTTTCCACTCAACTCCTGACCATAGAGAGCCTTACACGATTGTAATACCACCACCGAACGTTACGGGAGTATTACACATGGGACATATGTTGAACAATACGATTCAAGATGTATTAATACGTCGTGCTCGTTTAAAAGGGCTTAACGCTTGTTGGGTACCTGGAACAGATCACGCCTCTATCGCTACTGAAGCTAAAGTCGTCGCAAAATTGAAAGAGCAGGGTATCAATAAAAACGATTTAACACGCGAAGAGTTCTTAGCACATGCTTGGGAATGGAAAGAAGAGTACGGTGGAGTAATCCTTGATCAACTTAAAAAATTAGGTTGTTCTTGTGATTGGGATCGTACGAAGTTTACTATGGATCCAGAGATGTCTGAACAAGTGATAAAAGTATTTGTTGACCTATATAATAAAGGATTAATTTACCGTGGTTACCGTATGGTTAACTGGGATCCAGAAGCGTTAACTACACTGTCTGATGAAGAAGTAATCTATGAAGAACGCCAAGGGAAACTGTACCACTTAAAATATCAAATAGAGGGTAGTAATGAGTACTTAGTAATCGCTACTACACGTCCAGAGACTATCTTAGGTGATTCAGCTATCTGTATTAATCCTAATGATGAACGCTATGCTCACTTAAAAGGGAAGAATGCTATTGTACCAATCTGTAATAGAGTAGTACCTATCATCTTTGATGAGTATGTAGATATGGAGTTTGGAACAGGATGTTTGAAAGTAACTCCGGCTCATGATATAAACGATAAAGATTTAGGAGAGAGACATAATTTAGAGATTATCGATATCTTTAATGCTAATGCTACACTTAATGAGTTGGGTATGCATTATAAAGGTAAAGACCGTTTTGTAGTACGTAAAGAGATAGAATTAGAATTAGAATCTATCGGAGCACTAGATAAAGTAGAAAACTATATCAACAATGTAGGTACTTCTGAGCGTACAAAAGCGGTAATAGAACCAAGATTATCTGATCAGTGGTTTCTTAAAATGGAGCAGTTAGCTAAGCCTGCTTTATCTGCTGTAATGGAAACTGAAGAGGTGAAGTTATATCCAAGTAGATATAATAATACTTATAAAAGTTGGTTAGAGAATATCCGTGATTGGAATATTTCTCGTCAGTTATGGTGGGGACAACAAATACCTGCGTACTATTATGGTACTGGTAAAGAAGATTTTGTAGTAGCTGAAAATATTGAAACAGCTGTAGTATTAGCAAAAGATAAAACAGGTAATGCAGGATTAACTGCTGCTGATTTAAAACAGGATGAGGATGCTTTAGATACGTGGTTCTCTTCTTGGCTATGGCCAATGTCTGTGTTTAATGGTGTTACTGACCCAGAGAATGAAGAGTATAACTACTACTATCCTACGAATGACTTAGTGACTGGACCAGACATTATCTTTTTCTGGGTAGCACGTATGATTATGGCTGGATATGAGTACACAGGTAAAAAACCATTTACAAACGTGTACTTTACGGGTATCGTGAGAGATAAACAACGTCGTAAGATGTCTAAATCATTAGGTAACTCTCCTGATGCTTTAGGATTAATTGATAAGTTCGGTGCGGACGGAGTACGTGTAGGACTGTTATTATCTGCTGCTGCTGGTAATGATATTATGTTTGACGAAGAGTTATGTGCTCAAGGTAAGGCATTTACTAATAAAGTGTGGAATGCATTCCGTTTAATCAAAGGATGGGAAGTATCTGAGACTATCCCGCAACCAGAATCTTCTAAAGTGTCAATAGAATGGTACGAAGCTAAACTTCAGAAGACATTAGTAGAGATCGAAGACCATTTTGAGAAATATAGAATATCTGATGCACTTATGGCTATCTATAAGTTAGTTTGGGATGACTTCTGCTCTTGGTTCTTAGAAATGATTAAACCAGGATATCAACAACCAATAGACAAGGTTACTTTTGACAAAGCAATTGCATTATTAGAAGCTAACTTGAAATTGTTGCATCCATTTATGCCTTTCTTATCAGAAGAGATTTGGCAACATATTAATGAGCGTACAGCTGAGGAAGCTCTTGTAGTATCTTCTTGGCCAGAGATGACGTCTTTCGATGAGAACTTAATTAAAGAGTTTGAATTAGCGACTGAGGTTATCGCGGGTATCCGTACAATCAGAAAAGACAAGAATATTTCGTTTAAAGAAACGATTGATTTAAAAGTAATCAACAACGATAAAGTATCTATTTACTTTGACAGTATTATCTCTAAATTAGGGAACATTGTTTCTATAGAGTATGTTACTGAGCAAGTAAGCGGGGCGCTATCTTACCGAGTTAACTCTAATGAATACTTTATTCCTGTAACAGGAAGTGTAAATGTAGAAGAAGAAATCGCTAAGTTAGAAGAAGAGTTGAAATACTTAAAAGGATTCTTGAAATCTGTACAAGGTAAACTATCTAACGAGAAGTTCGTAAGTGGTGCTCCTGCTCAGGTTATTGAGAATGAAAGAAAGAAAGAAGCAGATGCTTTAGCTAAAATTGCTACTATCGAACACAGCTTAGCTGGATTAAAATAG
- a CDS encoding IS1595 family transposase has protein sequence MEIFKGQNILNLVKELPDDEACKAYLSKIKWSNGFTCVKCGHKKGCLKTNHSYYCYNCEHVESSTANTLFHKVKFGLHKAFMIVFEMTTSTKSISSIQMGKRYGISQPTAWGFMHKVRLAMQSSEQYPMTETVHVDEFVVGGYEQGKPGRSYDTKKTKAVIAVELTTDSKVKRAYVKCIDDYSAKSLTTIFEQHISEDANVITDKWRGYNPLKKKYNITQKESDKGANFKELHVVIHQLKSWIRTVPSHINKKYIQAYFNEFVYRLNRSLFKGTIFHNTIVKMVKAKPTTLNMINGN, from the coding sequence ATGGAAATATTTAAGGGTCAAAACATTCTGAACTTAGTAAAAGAACTACCAGATGACGAAGCATGTAAAGCTTATTTAAGTAAAATTAAGTGGTCAAACGGTTTTACTTGTGTAAAATGTGGTCATAAAAAAGGTTGCTTAAAAACTAATCATTCTTACTATTGTTATAACTGTGAACATGTTGAGAGTTCAACTGCTAATACTTTATTTCATAAAGTTAAGTTTGGTTTACATAAAGCATTTATGATTGTGTTTGAGATGACAACTTCTACCAAAAGCATCTCTAGTATTCAAATGGGTAAACGTTATGGTATAAGCCAGCCAACAGCATGGGGCTTTATGCACAAGGTTCGCCTAGCTATGCAAAGTAGTGAACAATATCCTATGACTGAGACAGTCCATGTAGATGAGTTCGTTGTGGGGGGATATGAACAAGGAAAACCAGGGAGAAGTTATGATACCAAAAAAACTAAAGCAGTGATAGCTGTTGAGTTAACTACTGATAGCAAAGTAAAAAGAGCATATGTTAAGTGTATTGACGATTATTCTGCTAAATCATTAACTACTATATTTGAACAACATATTTCAGAAGATGCTAATGTAATTACGGATAAATGGAGAGGGTATAATCCTTTGAAAAAAAAGTATAACATCACTCAAAAAGAAAGTGATAAAGGGGCTAATTTTAAAGAATTACACGTAGTAATTCACCAACTTAAATCCTGGATTAGGACTGTACCTTCACATATCAATAAGAAATACATCCAAGCTTACTTTAATGAATTCGTATATAGATTAAATAGATCCTTATTTAAGGGAACTATTTTTCATAACACAATTGTAAAGATGGTTAAAGCGAAACCAACTACCTTAAATATGATTAACGGAAACTAA
- a CDS encoding DUF4105 domain-containing protein yields MIKKIIYVLFCLCMVQIAFPNERPLSDRAEISVLTVGTGDQLYSLFGHTAIRVSDPFQGIDRVYNYGMFAFSEPNFYGKFVKGNLLYFAEYSTYKNFLEGYIYDNRSVYEQILDLSDTEKQVIWGKLNESLEESNKYYIYKFIDQNCTTKVVDIVNSSIKSPVKVDVEGNTETYRTILNSYLSSRYFEMLGINLIFGSKVDVQSTLLFLPDKFMYGLAETKIDDKPLVSETITVFEPDASIENIGISVNSMWFFCLIVLILTVLMNNRVIRSCYFVIMGLLGLFFFAVGFYSLHGELLNNNTILLCSPFFLLLPFLRNKVKLIKGLQVLTLLSVILYIVLNITSQKLLITLPLVLLTMISLAMEMRLLKRNNN; encoded by the coding sequence ATGATAAAAAAAATAATATATGTACTATTCTGTCTTTGTATGGTACAGATAGCTTTTCCGAATGAACGTCCATTATCAGATCGAGCAGAGATTAGTGTATTAACTGTAGGTACAGGCGACCAGTTGTATTCATTGTTTGGACATACTGCTATACGTGTTAGCGATCCTTTCCAAGGAATAGATCGTGTGTATAATTATGGTATGTTTGCTTTTAGTGAACCTAATTTTTATGGGAAGTTCGTGAAGGGGAATTTATTGTATTTTGCGGAATATTCTACGTATAAAAACTTTTTAGAAGGATATATATACGATAACCGTTCAGTGTATGAGCAGATTTTGGATTTGTCTGATACAGAGAAGCAGGTGATATGGGGTAAACTTAATGAATCTCTAGAAGAATCTAATAAATATTATATCTATAAGTTTATCGATCAGAATTGTACGACTAAGGTGGTAGATATTGTAAATAGCAGTATCAAATCTCCTGTAAAGGTAGATGTAGAAGGGAATACAGAAACATATAGAACAATCTTGAATTCGTATTTAAGTAGTAGATATTTTGAGATGTTAGGTATTAATTTAATATTTGGTTCTAAGGTAGATGTACAGAGTACATTGTTATTTTTGCCAGATAAGTTTATGTATGGATTGGCAGAAACTAAGATAGATGATAAACCCTTAGTCTCAGAGACTATTACAGTATTTGAGCCTGATGCATCTATAGAAAATATTGGTATCAGTGTTAATTCTATGTGGTTCTTTTGTTTAATAGTATTGATCTTAACTGTATTAATGAATAATCGCGTAATAAGAAGTTGTTATTTTGTAATTATGGGGCTTTTAGGGCTTTTCTTTTTTGCAGTAGGATTTTACTCACTTCATGGTGAATTATTAAATAACAATACAATTCTATTGTGTAGTCCCTTTTTTTTGTTATTGCCTTTTTTAAGAAATAAGGTAAAGTTGATTAAAGGGCTACAAGTTTTAACATTACTAAGTGTGATCTTATATATTGTGTTAAATATTACTAGTCAGAAGTTATTAATTACCTTACCTTTAGTGTTGTTGACGATGATTAGCTTAGCAATGGAGATGAGATTACTCAAACGCAATAATAATTAA
- a CDS encoding CDP-alcohol phosphatidyltransferase family protein, with protein sequence MKKHIPNAITLLNLLSGLIALVYAFDDNIHMAFLWVCLGIFFDYWDGFVARILNVKSEMGLQLDSLADMVTSGVVPGLVVYKMLASIQENQEIYNLTPETYYMGVVPYLGFIITLGAAYRLAKFNVDTRQTDSFIGLPTPGNALFILSIPMIISTTKSEEIISILSNPYLLVMISILSAIIMNAELPLFSLKVKPNNLGAYKLQIGFVIISLILLISLLYLAIPIIILVYILLSIIMNMSKKQKAN encoded by the coding sequence ATGAAAAAACACATTCCTAATGCTATCACTTTATTGAACTTACTTTCAGGATTAATTGCCTTAGTGTATGCATTTGATGACAATATCCACATGGCATTCTTATGGGTATGTTTAGGGATATTTTTTGATTACTGGGACGGATTCGTTGCACGCATCTTAAATGTAAAAAGTGAAATGGGCTTACAGCTTGACTCTTTAGCAGATATGGTGACAAGTGGAGTAGTACCCGGTTTAGTAGTATATAAAATGTTAGCCAGCATTCAAGAAAATCAAGAAATATACAATCTAACTCCTGAAACATACTATATGGGAGTAGTACCATACCTAGGGTTTATCATTACTTTAGGAGCTGCATATAGATTAGCAAAATTCAATGTCGATACTAGACAAACTGACTCATTTATAGGCTTACCTACACCTGGTAATGCTTTATTCATATTAAGTATCCCGATGATTATCTCTACAACTAAATCAGAAGAAATTATCTCGATATTAAGCAATCCTTATTTATTAGTAATGATAAGCATCCTAAGTGCTATCATCATGAATGCAGAACTTCCATTGTTCTCTTTAAAAGTAAAACCAAATAACTTAGGAGCATATAAACTTCAGATAGGTTTTGTAATTATATCATTAATACTACTAATTAGCTTGTTATATCTAGCTATACCTATTATTATACTAGTATATATTTTACTATCAATCATAATGAATATGTCTAAAAAGCAAAAAGCTAACTAA